In one window of Cytophagaceae bacterium ABcell3 DNA:
- a CDS encoding SDR family oxidoreductase: MKGKEKVIVITGASSGIGRATALEFAKQGQTVILAARKKEALDELAQECKEAGGEAMVYALDVSNQDQVKDLARKAYETYGRIDVWVNNAAVAMMGKFDDSPIEDIERVIKVNLFGYIYGAKAVIKYFREQGHGVLINLSSIVGMTGQAYSFAYTTSKAGIRGMSLALQHELSDEKNIHVCSVLPATIDTPLFRQLSNYMGREVKPMNPVLEAKEVAETIVKLAEKPQPEVIIGGMGVMNGIVKAFAPETFAKLYRKGVYKKHFSQESSEPSKGNLYEPNPNFKSVSGGYENTRGMRTPVKNLALAGTAVLATAAGVAFLAGKKGKK, encoded by the coding sequence ATGAAAGGAAAGGAAAAAGTAATTGTAATTACAGGAGCGTCAAGCGGAATAGGACGTGCAACGGCTCTGGAATTTGCTAAACAAGGCCAAACCGTAATTTTAGCTGCAAGAAAAAAAGAAGCTCTGGACGAGCTGGCCCAAGAATGCAAAGAAGCTGGTGGCGAAGCCATGGTATATGCTTTAGACGTATCAAACCAAGACCAAGTGAAAGACCTGGCCCGAAAAGCATATGAAACCTATGGAAGAATTGATGTATGGGTAAACAATGCTGCCGTAGCCATGATGGGGAAGTTTGACGACTCTCCAATAGAAGATATTGAGAGGGTCATTAAAGTAAACCTATTTGGATACATTTATGGAGCAAAAGCCGTAATAAAATACTTCAGAGAGCAAGGACATGGCGTGCTTATCAACCTATCCTCCATCGTAGGGATGACGGGGCAAGCTTATTCATTTGCTTATACCACCAGCAAAGCAGGCATTCGCGGTATGAGCTTGGCTCTACAGCATGAACTGTCTGACGAAAAAAACATCCATGTTTGCTCTGTACTGCCAGCAACCATCGACACACCACTGTTCAGACAGCTAAGCAACTATATGGGGCGTGAGGTAAAACCTATGAACCCGGTGTTAGAAGCCAAAGAAGTAGCTGAAACCATTGTAAAATTAGCAGAAAAACCGCAACCCGAAGTAATCATAGGAGGCATGGGTGTAATGAACGGCATTGTCAAAGCATTTGCGCCAGAGACTTTTGCAAAACTATACAGAAAAGGCGTTTATAAGAAGCACTTTAGCCAAGAGTCCTCAGAACCCTCAAAAGGCAACCTTTACGAGCCCAATCCTAACTTTAAATCAGTCAGTGGAGGATATGAAAATACCAGAGGTATGAGAACACCTGTCAAAAACTTGGCCCTTGCAGGAACCGCCGTGCTAGCCACCGCCGCAGGTGTGGCTTTTTTGGCAGGGAAGAAGGGGAAGAAGTAA